CTAGTGTGGCATGTAACGTATGCATCAGTAgggctttctaaacaataacatggcaataacaatcatttaccgtcttAGTTATGTGGCGGCTGATTTCGTACTCTGTCTCACCTAATCGTGAGCCCCAGGTTGCAGACATTTTCGGCTGCTGTTATTCGACTTAAAGTTAGCtactaactgctatcagctgtttgttttttgttttaaaaatctcCTGGCACTGGGTCTCGCACATAGCACATCAccaaaacgtcacacccatcCCGTCCATGGTCCCGTCCTGCCGGCTATCCATTTTGCACAGACGTCGATTTTGTGCTGATACCACTTCCGCTGTCGACTTAAAAGCAAGACAGCTGTCCCCCCTTTCCGCAAAAATGGCGAGGCGGAATAATGGCACGACATTTCCACCTTGAACGGGCAGAGTAAAACAGGCTTTTTCATTCTCAGTAGACATGTAAAGTTAAGCAGTTGTAAATCCTCTCCATAGCTTTGCTCTTTATTATGttgtcctgtttgttttttattgctgtaAACATATGATGTCAAAGCACTCACTACATATGACAAATGATTGACAGTGAAAACTGGATGATTAGTGCAAACTGAGTTTAAGAAACAGCTTTTAACCAATCAACCCTCCTCATTTCTGCCAGACttcccaccccctcctcctcctccactggaTGATGATTTGCCAGCCCCTCCCCCCGAATGCCAAACCACACCCTCCGCCTCTGACGCCCCCCCTCCCACCTTCCCTGCTCCACCTCCAGTTGCAGATGACCTGCCCCTCCCAGCTCCCCCCGAGGACAGCGCCTGTCCGCCTCCCTGCCcgtctccccctcctcccccaccccctccacctctccctgCCTCCGGTACCAGTATTCCCAGTGCTGCAGGAAACCCACAGGTGAGTCATGATGGTATCTTCACCAAATTAGGCTGAAGTTGCTTCGCCTGTCTGCATGTTTCCTCTTTTTGCTGCATGTAATTGCATTTTAGCATAATTTGATCATCAGGCAGGACACTGGAGGACATTGTTGTGGAACCACAGTGAGTCCATGGAGTGTTGGCAGGAAATACTGTCTTTGAGATTTTCCCACAAATTATATTAGCATTTGTCTGGGGTAaatcacccagtttcatgcgtCTAAGAGGATTATTGCCCATTTATGCAACTGAAATAGTTTTTAGACATGGCATGAAAGGCTAATTGTAGAGCTGTTTATTGTTAGACTGCTTTAATTGCAGCTGGTTTGTCAGGCTATAAAAGCACCAATGTATGGAATTAGATGTTGTTGGCCGCTgttaaaagaaatatatatgtataaaaagtCTTTGACAGGATGAAAATAGAAGTATATCTCATGTTTAAACCAGCAATGATTCTCTGCAAACAATTCACTGAAtccaaaaatgtaataattgaACAGTTAGTATTCTCTTTCATCCAACTAgggaaatgaaattaaaatagtattcatttattcattgttGTCGTTAATCACTTCAttaagtgtgtttgtttatcattCATTCTTTCAGTGGATATGTAAATATAACTAATGATTTTTCACCATCATCTGTCTTTGTATTCTCGGCTCATCCTGACCTCATCGTCCTTTGCTTCATTGTGATCACTTTATttgtctgaataaataaatactcatTGTGACTGTTTCCccttctgtcttcctctcccaGAGGCTGGTGGAGAAGCAGACTAGCTTCGACCAACAGCTTGACTCTCTAACTGACTTGCTGTCTGAGATGGAGACCAGGGGACCTTTCAACCCTAAGGTACAAAGCATGGAGGGGTggaaaacacactgtaacaaacATAAGACAGAAGGATACAGAAAGATTGAAGAGCAGATGAGAGGGGAAATGACAGCAGACTTTGACTCACAGGAGCTTCACTGTAGAAAATGAGAATGAGTCAGACACAgggaagaaaagacaaaaagaaaggtAGGTAAGTCAGTGGAAATAGTTTGAAGAGATGCCAGGTTGGTATCACTAGTCTCACTTCATCTGTTCAGGGTGAAAGCTCAGTGATTCGTGAACTGCGCATACAGCACACCAGACTGATAGAGAAGACAAAAAGTGAGGTAGCGGGTGATTCACACTGAGAGAGGAGACACTtgcagggagggagagggagagagggagtgatgcACACAGAATTGAGTGGAGAGCATGAGAGAGTGATGAAGCCAGAGTGTGCTGCCAGAAACCCAGTGAGAGGGCCATAAATGGAGAGTGTTTTTATCCAACTGGGAGGTGCTGGATCATGGCAGAATAATGTTGGCTCAAAACtgcaaaataaatgtcagaaaGATGAAGCACTTCTGATAAGCTCAAACTGTGGAACGCTTCCAATGTTTACTTTAATCAAAGTACCTCATTCGATATAATAAAAGTGTCTGCTCGCAGCATTTCAGTTCCCAAGGTTATACACTAGAAATGAACTTCCTCCGTTGAATCATTGTTTATAGTAAATAGAAGTTTTATGTTGCAGGACAAGCTTAATGCATGTATAGATTAACCTTACACTGAATGTCTTTTTCTGCGTGCTTTGTTATGAAGTAAAAGAATCTGTAAAGAGATGATTTTATTGTTGATGTCGTCGTTTTATCCACAGTTACCGAGCCAGTATTCTTCAGCACCAGCACCCAAGCCTTCAGCTCCTCCCCCAACTGCTCCTAAACCagctctctccttcctcccacCCCCTGAGATGGGAGACCGCCCGCCACCGGCGCCCTGGGCAGAAGAACTAAAAGCCAGAACGAACCGACAAGCCAATCACAACGCTGCACCAAACTCTGCTGCTCAGCCGTTTAATAAGGCCCCGGCTGTGGCCCCCAAGTCCGGTTTCGGAGGGAGACCAACAACATCGTCGTCGTCTCTAGCACAAAAACTGAACCAGAACCTGAACCAGAACACCGCCCCAATCGCTGTTGCACCAAaaccttctcctccctctgccaccttccctccacctcccgcagctcctcctgcagctcctcctccacctaACAATATGGCGGCTGCCCCGGCCTCTAATCACATTAGGAGTTCTCCCTTTGCCAGTCAGATGAATGCAAACCAAAaccctcctgctgctgtgccTCCTCCTCAAACCAAGATGATGACATCTCCCCCCTCATCTTTTAACCAACCAATGAAAAGTCCCCCTTCATCAACGGTATGTTCCAGAATATTTTACTTCAGAGTAACTCTTAGCATTGCATCTACTTCAGTAAGGAGACACAGGAAGTACAAATAATTTAGTTCATAGTCATCAGATCAGATCTATGCATCTCTGGACCAACACTAACCGTGTTTTCAGAGGTAAACCATTCAGTCGTAAATAACAAAATGCTCTCTACGGTCTGTTGTATGAAGCTTTGTAAATAATGTATACATATGTGCTAATGgctttgtgtgtttacatgtgcatgcaGCCCTCTCCCCCTGGCCCCATTCCTATCCCAGGTGGAGGCGTTCCTCTGAATATGAGGGAAGTGGAAGAGCTGGAGAGAATGACCAAGGACTTCATTAAAGACATGGACACACACGCACCTGTCATCACCTCCCCTCCTACaggtacatacacacatgcataaacagAGGGGTAGCTGTAAAATAATGGTGAAACTAACATTGAAATTTATCGCTGTGAGTCATTGGTATGTGATGTGAGAAGCATTTTAAAGACAGTGTGTTGGAGTTaatggcatctagcggtgaggattgctcagtgcaaccagttgaaacttctctCATGTGCCGAGCATGAACTGTTCacgaggtttttaccatgagccagattatccacagagctctcttcctctccaaaacaaacagacctggtgattgaaacaagtgaaaacactgaataaagcagcttcacattacaaatcagtgtttttccgatgctgtTCGGCCTGGTGCAGAGAGGCTGCTAATTATGGTGGCTGACGtaaaaacgtgaatggccctatcgaAAGTcagcgtttggtttgtctgttctgggctactgtagaaacatagcagtgcaacatggcggattCTGTGGAATAGGACCTgaaacgattcttattttcaagtgattatactCTAAAGAAaaggtgtgtgtattttatgaaacttaatgttgcaaaaaaaaagtttaaaggtTTATCATGTGTGGAAATCATTTTGTTCAATACAATACTCATTGATTAGGGGATGACACTCGTTCACACAAACAAAGTTGAGTAAGAAGATGGATTTATTTGTGGATAATCTTGTTTGTATATCTTCCTCGTTCTCTCCTCCCATTTTAGAGGTCTGTGGGAAGTGTGGCGAGGCTCTGTCCCGCACTCAGCCAGCAGTGAGGGCCATGGATAAACTCTTCCACTCCAACTGCTTCTGTTGCATGAGCTGTCATCGCCCCCTGCA
This DNA window, taken from Epinephelus moara isolate mb chromosome 6, YSFRI_EMoa_1.0, whole genome shotgun sequence, encodes the following:
- the zyx gene encoding zyxin — its product is MEDSSSSKPFMVTSSLNFKVTTPSFYNQPKKFASVAPPRPKSITPPSAPSPTPVGTAVIGRVGDLPPPPPSLCDDFPPPPPPPLDDDLPAPPPECQTTPSASDAPPPTFPAPPPVADDLPLPAPPEDSACPPPCPSPPPPPPPPPLPASGTSIPSAAGNPQRLVEKQTSFDQQLDSLTDLLSEMETRGPFNPKLPSQYSSAPAPKPSAPPPTAPKPALSFLPPPEMGDRPPPAPWAEELKARTNRQANHNAAPNSAAQPFNKAPAVAPKSGFGGRPTTSSSSLAQKLNQNLNQNTAPIAVAPKPSPPSATFPPPPAAPPAAPPPPNNMAAAPASNHIRSSPFASQMNANQNPPAAVPPPQTKMMTSPPSSFNQPMKSPPSSTPSPPGPIPIPGGGVPLNMREVEELERMTKDFIKDMDTHAPVITSPPTEVCGKCGEALSRTQPAVRAMDKLFHSNCFCCMSCHRPLQGMQFYDRDGAPQCEDCYMNSLAVCSRCGERITDRVLKAVGQCFHAQCFRCSTCSCTLEGAPFITDDNNNPYCVQDYHRRFSPLCVSCNEPIIPAPGSEETVRVVALDKNFHLKCYRCEDCARPLSIEADENGCYPLDGKILCMKCHTQRARQAAQ